One genomic region from Salvia hispanica cultivar TCC Black 2014 chromosome 2, UniMelb_Shisp_WGS_1.0, whole genome shotgun sequence encodes:
- the LOC125208207 gene encoding ethylene-responsive transcription factor ERN1-like, protein MEIKFQQQQQEKVKLPPTKTTKMKAGSRRNSNKFIGVRQRPSGRWVAEIKDTTQKIRMWLGTFESAEEAARAYDEAACLLRGSNTRTNFVTQVSSNSPLASRINMLLNNNKINSANANANPNPKPKKKHLQPQPTSSQDVESSTSTSPLFEDDVYKPDLGQLVDDAAEGWGFGRGFLLPQAQEMMMLELPDENSELFEFERIKVERQISASLYAINGLHDYMETVYDPSDAFWDLPPLSNLNLPS, encoded by the coding sequence ATGGAAATTAAGTTCCAACAGCAACAGCAGGAGAAAGTGAAGCTCCCCCCAACCAAAACCACCAAAATGAAAGCAGGCAGCCGCAGAAACAGCAACAAATTCATCGGAGTTAGACAAAGGCCTTCCGGGAGATGGGTGGCAGAGATCAAAGACACAACGCAGAAGATAAGAATGTGGCTGGGAACCTTCGAGAGCGCTGAAGAAGCTGCTCGTGCCTACGACGAGGCCGCCTGCCTCCTCCGCGGCTCCAACACTCGCACCAATTTCGTCACTCAGGTTTCCTCCAACTCCCCTCTTGCATCCCGCATCAACATGCTtctcaacaacaacaaaatcaatagcgcaaatgcaaatgcaaatccaaatccaaaaccaAAGAAGAAGCACCTGCAGCCTCAGCCAACGTCTAGTCAAGACGTGGAATCATCGACGAGCACTAGTCCCTTGTTTGAAGATGATGTCTATAAGCCTGATTTGGGTCAATTAGTCGATGATGCAGCGGAGGGATGGGGTTTTGGTAGAGGTTTTCTGTTGCCTCAGGCTCAGGAGATGATGATGTTGGAGCTGCCAGATGAGAATTCGGAGCTGTTCGAATTCGAGCGCATCAAAGTTGAGAGGCAGATTTCAGCTTCGCTTTATGCCATAAATGGTCTTCACGACTATATGGAGACTGTCTACGATCCAAGCGATGCTTTCTGGGATCTTCCTCCTCTATCTAATCTAAATCTCCCTTCTTAA
- the LOC125206307 gene encoding putative nuclease HARBI1: MTSVYVLLHIDLFVINMITSLTLQGCLGALDGMHTNVCVPLADISRYRNRKGQITTNTLAICDQRLRFVYLLPGWEGSAGDARILRDAVTRSLGLQVPKGCYYLCDNAYSNCEGFVTPYKGVRNHLKEWGPGNAAPQSPKELFNLKHTKAMNIIERSFTVLKMRWGILQSASFYPIEVQTGLIIACFLLHNFIRSQMEVDPIEEELES, from the exons ATGACGTCTGTTTATGTTTTGTTACATATTGACCTCTTTGTCATCAATATGATAACCTCCTTAACATTGCAGGGCTGCCTTGGAGCTTTAGATGGGATGCACACCAATGTCTGTGTCCCCCTTGCAGATATTTCTAGGTACCGTAACAGGAAAGGccaaataacaacaaacacgctCGCCATCTGTGATCAGCGACTACGTTTCGTGTACTTGTTGCCGGGCTGGGAAGGATCGGCCGGGGATGCAAGAATTTTACGTGACGCAGTGACCAGATCACTTGGGCTACAAGTGCCAAAAG GTTGTTATTATCTATGTGATAATGCTTACTCCAATTGTGAGGGATTTGTGACACCGTACAAAGGTGTTCGAAACCATTTGAAAGAGTGGGGACCGGGGAATGCAGCCCCGCAATCACCCAAGGAGTTATTTAATCTCAAGCACACGAAGGCGATGAATATCATCGAGCGTTCATTCACAGTGCTTAAAATGCGGTGGGGCATACTCCAAAGTGCCAGTTTCTACCCAATAGAAGTTCAAACAGGGTTGATTATCGCTTGTTTCTTACTTCATAATTTCATTCGTAGTCAAATGGAGGTGGACCCCATTGAGGAGGAATTGGAATCTTAA
- the LOC125208208 gene encoding eukaryotic translation initiation factor NCBP-like, with the protein MESVSVKNENDANNNNQTSSDEDRERLVLDLKAGLHPLRNKFVFWYTRRTPGVRTQTSYEDNIKKIVDFSTVEAFWVCYCHLARPSTLPSPTDLHLFKDGIRPLWEDFANRNGGKWIIRLKKAVSGRFWEDLVLALVGDQLDYGDNICGAVLSIRFNEDILSVWNRNASDHQAVMALRDSIKRHLKLPHSYVMEYKPHDASLRDNSSYRNTWLRG; encoded by the exons ATGGAATCGGTATCGGTGAAAAACGAAAACGACGCCAACAATAACAACCAGACATCCTCCGACGAAGATAGAGAACGCCTTGTCCTCGATCTCAAGGCCGGTCTGCATCCCCTCAGA AAcaaatttgtattttggtACACTCGTCGAACTCCTGGAGTCAGAACTCAAACATCGTACGAGGATAATATTAAGAAGATAGTGGATTTCAGTACG GTTGAAGCCTTTTGGGTATGCTATTGTCACCTAGCCCGCCCTTCAACTTTGCCAAGCCCAACAGATTTGCATCTATTCAAGGACGGTATCCGTCCGCTATGGGAG GATTTTGCTAACCGCAATGGTGGGAAATGGATTATCCGACTTAAGAAGGCTGTGTCAGGCCGTTTCTGGGAGGACCTG GTTCTAGCGTTGGTAGGAGATCAACTTGATTATGGCGATAATATTTGTGGTGCAGTACTGAGTATCCGTTTTAATGAGGATATATTGAGTGTTTGGAACCGCAATGCATCTGATCATCAG GCTGTGATGGCTCTGAGGGACTCGATCAAGCGGCATCTAAAGCTTCCCCACAGCTATGTGATGGAATACAAGCCCCACGATGCTTCACTACGTGACAACTCCTCATATCGAAACACATGGTTGAGAGGATAG
- the LOC125207417 gene encoding homogentisate solanesyltransferase, chloroplastic: MELSIPCCSALKIAPLSNSGCRLKIPASTAAPSYLHFSNASLKFPSAAIRRRRHFILACSKVDAAGTGPQLNKVLQLRDAFWRFLRPHTIRGTTLGSFSLVTRALIENPNLIRWSLLLKALSGLLALICGNGYIVGINQIYDVGIDKVNKPYLPIAAGDLSEQSAWILVLFLAAAGVALVGLNFGPFITKLYCFGLFLGTIYSVPPLRMKRFPVVAFLIIATVRGFLLNYGVYYATRAALGLTFEWSYPVAFITSFVTLFALVIAITKDLPDVEGDRKFQIDTLATKLGVRNIALLGSGLLLINYIGSVAAAVYLPQAFKRSLMIPTHVTLALCLLFQAWVLERANYTKEAISNFYRFIWNLFYAEYALFPFI, translated from the exons ATGGAGCTCTCAATTCCATGTTGCTCCGCTCTCAAGATTGCCCCCTTATCCAATTCTGGCTGCAGACTCAAGATTCCCGCTTCCACCGCTGCCCCTTCCTACCTCCACTTCTCCAACGCCTCTCTCAAATTCCCCTCCGCCGcaatccgccgccgccgccattTCATCTTG GCCTGCTCTAAAGTTGATGCAGCGGGAACTGGTCCACAGCTGAATAAAGTCCTCCAACTCAGGGATGCATTTTGGAGATTTCTGAGACCCCATACGATACGTGGAACTACCTTAGGATCTTT TTCTTTAGTAACCAGAGCTTTGATCGAGAACCCAAATCTGATAAGGTGGTCATTATTGCTGAAAGCATTATCCGGCCTTCTAGCACTCATTTGCGGAAATGGTTATATAGTCGGCATAAATCAGATATATGATGTTGGTATTGACAA GGTGAACAAACCTTACTTGCCTATAGCTGCAGGAGATCTCTCAGAACAGTCTGCGTGGATATTAGTGTTATTTCTTGCTGCTGCTGGTGTTGCATTAGTTGGGCTCAACTTTGGTCCTTTCATTACTAAACTTTATTGTTTTGGTCTTTTCCTTGGAACCATATATTCTGTGCCCCCACTTCGGATGAAGAGATTTCCTGTTGTGGCATTTCTTATAATAGCTACG GTTCGAGGATTCCTCCTAAATTACGGTGTCTACTATGCCACAAGAGCTGCCCTTGGTCTGACATTTGAATGGAG CTATCCAGTTGCCTTCATCACCTCATTCGTAACATTATTTGCTCTTGTTATTGCCATAACTAAAGATCTTCCAGACGTTGAAGGTGATCGCAA GTTTCAGATTGATACTTTGGCAACAAAGCTTGGTGTGAGAAATATTGCTTTGCTTGGATCTGGGCTCCTGTTGATAAATTACATTGGTTCTGTAGCAGCAGCAGTTTACTTGCCTCAG GCcttcaagagaagcttgatgATACCTACACATGTTACGTTGGCCTTATGTTTACTTTTCCag GCTTGGGTACTGGAAAGGGCAAACTACACAAAG GAAGCTATCTCTAATTTTTACCGGTTCATATGGAATCTGTTTTATGCGGAGTACgctttatttccttttatctAG